Proteins co-encoded in one Papaver somniferum cultivar HN1 chromosome 5, ASM357369v1, whole genome shotgun sequence genomic window:
- the LOC113280818 gene encoding putative disease resistance protein RGA3: protein MAEVLIIAASESLMNRLVSITSDGIYLVGSVKDEMLKLQGTLLGIQGVLSDAEKKQVEKDAVKIWLRELKDIIYEAEDILDGFAYETVRRRMLIQVAKEKDMFCFDVSTRRNTTSNDNVIRIGGTSSLVGDSNLIGRENDKSKIIDVLTNISNSEQIYRILLIVGMGGIGKTKLVQSVYGDNVVIRHFEKRLWVCISQNSNLKQIFGQLLESITGTKKDISNLDVMVNSLKENLQNKRYLIVLEEMWNNKHNEWDDMLKTLLPIGAHGSKVIVTTRSNEVALVTRSVYRYSFNRLSDQECWRLFEKIAFGSGGVEKTEKLIKIGKNIAKKCGGLPLATKLLGGMMYSKRGENEWLSVENNNIWNHPEGEEKIIKILKLRYDHLEPHLKQCFAHCSLFPKDHIFKRKKVIQLWMAEGFLLSPSKESAEMEKIGNEYFNTLLRYSFFQDEQKNELGGVKSCKMHDLVHDLAQSVARTECSMINLNKIPEVEINSLRRVSLFFEDEFSFVAMELSKVKKLRTFISTTPEFIDHTYAMQIFMNFSHIRVLDMSCNAITELPPSIAKLKHLRYLNLSNSRLSKLPNSITTLYHLQSLILKNCFELKDLPRGMKKLINLRHLIICKSQANAWIPPMPREVRNLSCLRYLPVFVVGKDSGFRIEELRDLNLLAGKLQIHNLENVRDGNDAHGACLKDKQHIVRLDLYWIENETLSANIPSLGSLPFLKVLKIVGLVGVQTIGSEFYGNNKGKASSFPSLEKLSLIGMPNLLEWSDHISSSPSSTSSFPSCFPRLERLEIKACHKLTVMPNRFASLKVLKLEHCNGEPVSSLVESNLTSLMSVDIAFCKELVFLPRGLLRGNNMLQSLEVSNCEMFQGFIPDQELEEEDDKEQRHVLKISTSRFIWAYRLLHIPSKKGQGVSKFAETTNLPSIKY, encoded by the exons ATGGCTGAAGTTCTTATTATTGCTGCGAGTGAGTCCTTAATGAACAGGTTGGTTTCTATTACCTCCGATGGGATATATCTTGTTGGGAGTGTCAAAGATGAAATGCTAAAACTCCAAGGAACTTTACTCGGTATTCAAGGTGTATTAAGTGATGCAGAGAAAAAACAAGTAGAGAAAGATGCAGTGAAGATTTGGCTTCGAGAACTTAAAGACATAATCTATGAAGCTGAAGACATATTGGATGGATTCGCTTATGAAACTGTGAGGCGTAGAATGCTTATTCAAG TGGCAAAAGAAAAAGACATGTTCTGTTTCGATGTCAGCACTCGGAGAAATACTACAAGTAATGATAATGTTATCAGAATCGGAGGAACTTCATCCCTTGTAGGTGACTCAAATCTTATCGGAAGGGAAAACGATAAGTCAAAGATAATAGATGTATTAACCAATATCTCTAACAGTGAACAGATTTACCGTATACTTCTCATCGTTGGCATGGGGGGAATTGGCAAGACCAAACTTGTTCAAAGTGTCTATGGTGATAACGTTGTCATACGTCATTTCGAGAAAAGACTGTGGGTATGCATATCTCAAAATTCTAATCTGAAGCAGATTTTTGGACAGTTATTAGAATCCATTACCGGAACGAAGAAAGATATTTCAAACTTGGATGTCATGGTGAATAGCCTCAAAGAAAACCTTCAAAATAAGAGATATCTGATAGTTCTTGAGGAGATGTGGAACAACAAGCACAATGAGTGGGACGATATGCTGAAAACTTTGTTGCCCATTGGGGCTCATGGAAGCAAGGTAATCGTGACAACACGAAGTAATGAAGTTGCTTTAGTGACAAGGTCTGTATACAGATATAGTTTTAACCGGTTGTCCGACCAAGAATGTTGGAGGCTCTTCGAGAAAATTGCTTTTGGGTCTGGAGGAGTAGAGAAGACGGAAAAATTAATCAAGATCGGAAAGAACATTGCGAAAAAGTGTGGAGGATTGCCATTAGCAACAAAGCTTCTTGGGGGTATGATGTACTCCAAAAGGGGTGAGAATGAGTGGCTGTCAGTTGAAAATAACAACATATGGAATCATCCCGAAGGCGAAGAAAAGATTATAAAGATACTGAAGCTAAGGTATGATCACCTGGAGCCACATTTAAAACAATGTTTTGCACACTGTTCTCTATTCCCGAAAGATCACATTTTCAAAAGAAAGAAAGTAATTCAGCTGTGGATGGCCGAAGGGTTCCTCCTTAGTCCCAGTAAAGAAAGCGCAGAAATGGAGAAGATCGGTAATGAATATTTTAACACTTTGCTGAGATATTCATTCTTCCAAGATGAGCAGAAAAATGAGTTGGGAGGTGTCAAGTCGTGTAAGATGCATGATCTTGTGCATGACCTTGCACAATCCGTTGCTAGAACTGAATGCTCGATGATAAATCTTAACAAGATACCAGAAGTGGAAATTAACAGTCTTCGGCGTGTAAGTTTGTTCTTTGAAGATGAGTTCTCATTTGTGGCTATGGAGTTGTCCAAGGTGAAGAAATTGCGGACGTTCATTTCTACTACACCGGAATTCATTGATCATACTTATGCCATGCAGATTTTCATGAACTTTAGTCACATACGTGTTCTGGACATGAGCTGCAACGCGATCACCGAGTTACCTCCATCAATTGCAAAGTTAAAACACTTACGGTACCTCAATCTCTCAAACTCTCGGTTATCTAAATTACCTAACTCTATTACTACTCTCTACCATCTGCAAAGTTTGATTCTGAAGAATTGTTTTGAGCTGAAAGATCTTCCTCGGGGCATGAAAAAGCTTATCAACTTGAGACATCTTATTATCTGTAAAAGTCAAGCTAATGCATGGATACCTCCAATGCCAAGGGAGGTAAGAAATTTAAGTTGCCTCCGATATTTGCCGGTATTTGTTGTAGGGAAAGACAGTGGATTTCGTATCGAAGAATTGAGAGACCTAAATCTTCTTGCTGGTAAATTACAAATTCATAATTTGGAGAATGTAAGAGATGGAAATGATGCCCACGGTGCCTGTTTAAAAGACAAACAACATATTGTTAGGCTGGACCTATATTGGATCGAAAACGAAACAT TAAGTGCGAATATTCCTTCGCTCGGGTCACTTCCTTTTCTTAAGGTTCTCAAAATAGTAGGACTTGTTGGTGTGCAAACTATTGGCAGTGAGTTCTACGGTAACAACAAGGGCAAGGCGTCTTCTTTCCCATCTCTGGAAAAACTCTCTCTAATTGGTATGCCAAATTTGCTAGAATGGTCAGATCACATTTCGTCATCACCATCTTCTACTTCTTCATTTCCTTCATGTTTTCCTCGCCTAGAGCGGCTGGAGATCAAGGCGTGCCATAAATTAACGGTCATGCCAAACCGGTTTGCATCTCTCAAAGTACTGAAGCTTGAACATTGCAATGGCGAACCAGTAAGCTCATTGGTAGAAAGCAATTTAACATCCCTGATGTCCGTGGACATTGCGTTCTGTAAGGAGCTTGTGTTTCTTCCTCGCGGATTGCTTAGAGGAAATAATATGCTTCAAAGTCTTGAGGTGTCTAATTGCGAAATGTTTCAAGGCTTTATTCCGGACCAAGAGCTTGAGGAGGAGGATGACAAGGAGCAAAGGCATGTACTTAAGATTTCCACTTCTAGGTTTATTTGGGCCTATAGATTACTTCATATACCCAGTAAAAAAGGGCAAGGGGTGTCTAAATTTGCtgaaactaccaatttacccTCTATTAAATATTAA
- the LOC113280816 gene encoding putative disease resistance RPP13-like protein 1, translated as MINLNKIPEVEINSLRRVSLFFEDEFSFVAMELSKVKKLRTFISTTPEFIDHTYAMQIFMNFSHIRVLDMSCNAITELPPSIAKLKHLRYLNLSNSRLSKLPNSITTLYHLQSLILKNCFELKDLPRGMKKLINLRHLIICKSQANAWIPPMPREVRNLSCLRYLPVFVVGKDSGFRIEELRDLNLLAGKLQIHNLENVRDGNDAHGACLKDKQHIVRLDLYWIENETCNDAVRDDFDVIEGLQPHPNLRILGIHYYVGSKFPTWMMRPDNVLPNLVFVVLLNCSKCEYLPSLGSLPFLKVLKIVGLVGVQTIGSEFYGNNKGKASSFPSLEKLSLIGMPNLLEWSDHISSSPSSTSSFPSCFPRLERLEIKACHKLTVMPNRFASLKVLKLEHCNGEPVSSLVESNLTSLMSVDIAFCKELVFLPRGLLRGNNMLQSLEVSNCEMFQGFIPDQELEEEDDKEQRHVLKISTSRFIWAYRLLHIPSKKGQGVSKFAETTNLPSIKY; from the coding sequence ATGATAAATCTTAACAAGATACCAGAAGTGGAAATTAACAGTCTTCGGCGTGTAAGTTTGTTCTTTGAAGATGAGTTCTCATTTGTGGCTATGGAGTTGTCCAAGGTGAAGAAATTGCGGACGTTCATTTCTACTACACCGGAATTCATTGATCATACTTATGCCATGCAGATTTTCATGAACTTTAGTCACATACGTGTTCTGGACATGAGCTGCAACGCGATCACCGAGTTACCTCCATCAATTGCAAAGTTAAAACACTTACGGTACCTCAATCTCTCAAACTCTCGGTTATCTAAATTACCTAACTCTATTACTACTCTCTACCATCTGCAAAGTTTGATTCTGAAGAATTGTTTTGAGCTGAAAGATCTTCCTCGGGGCATGAAAAAGCTTATCAACTTGAGACATCTTATTATCTGTAAAAGTCAAGCTAATGCATGGATACCTCCAATGCCAAGGGAGGTAAGAAATTTAAGTTGCCTCCGATATTTGCCGGTATTTGTTGTAGGGAAAGACAGTGGATTTCGTATCGAAGAATTGAGAGACCTAAATCTTCTTGCTGGTAAATTACAAATTCATAATTTGGAGAATGTAAGAGATGGAAATGATGCCCACGGTGCCTGTTTAAAAGACAAACAACATATTGTTAGGCTGGACCTATATTGGATCGAAAACGAAACATGTAATGATGCCGTTCGAGATGATTTTGACGTGATAGAAGGCCTCCAACCTCATCCAAACCTTAGAATATTGGGAATCCACTACTATGTTGGTTCAAAATTCCCCACATGGATGATGAGGCCAGATAATGTGCTTCCTAATTTGGTTTTCGTTGTTCTTCTAAATTGCAGTAAGTGCGAATATCTTCCTTCGCTCGGGTCACTTCCTTTTCTTAAGGTTCTCAAAATAGTAGGACTTGTTGGTGTGCAAACTATTGGCAGTGAGTTCTACGGTAACAACAAGGGCAAGGCGTCTTCTTTCCCATCTCTGGAAAAACTCTCTCTAATTGGTATGCCAAATTTGCTAGAATGGTCAGATCACATTTCGTCATCACCATCTTCTACTTCTTCATTTCCTTCATGTTTTCCTCGCCTAGAGCGGCTGGAGATCAAGGCGTGCCATAAATTAACGGTCATGCCAAACCGGTTTGCATCTCTCAAAGTACTGAAGCTTGAACATTGCAATGGCGAACCAGTAAGCTCATTGGTAGAAAGCAATTTAACATCCCTGATGTCCGTGGACATTGCGTTCTGTAAGGAGCTTGTGTTTCTTCCTCGCGGATTGCTTAGAGGAAATAATATGCTTCAAAGTCTTGAGGTGTCTAATTGCGAAATGTTTCAAGGCTTTATTCCGGACCAAGAGCTTGAGGAGGAGGATGACAAGGAGCAAAGGCATGTACTTAAGATTTCCACTTCTAGGTTTATTTGGGCCTATAGATTACTTCATATACCCAGTAAAAAAGGGCAAGGGGTGTCTAAATTTGCtgaaactaccaatttacccTCTATTAAATATTAA
- the LOC113280817 gene encoding putative disease resistance protein RGA3 translates to MAEVLIIAASESLMNRLVSITSDGIYLVGSVKDEMLKLQGTLLGIQGVLSDAEKKQVEKDAVKIWLRELKDIIYEAEDILDGFAYETVRRRMLIQGSKRNRVKNFFSPSNTLAFRVKMARKVKDLNQMLDKVAKEKDMFCFDVSTRRNTTSNDNVIRIGGTSSLVGDSNLIGRENDKSKIIDVLTNISNSEQIYRILLIVGMGGIGKTKLVQSVYGDNVVIRHFEKRLWVCISQNSNLKQIFGQLLESITGTKKDISNLDVMVNSLKENLQNKRYLIVLEEMWNNKHNEWDDMLKTLLPIGAHGSKVIVTTRSNEVALVTRSVYRYSFNRLSDQECWRLFEKIAFGSGGVEKTEKLIKIGKNIAKKCGGLPLATKLLGGMMYSKRGENEWLSVENNNIWNHPEGEEKIIKILKLRYDHLEPHLKQCFAHCSLFPKDHIFKRKKVIQLWMAEGFLLSPSKESAEMEKIGNEYFNTLLRYSFFQDEQKNELGGVKSCKMHDLVHDLAQSVLELNAR, encoded by the coding sequence ATGGCTGAAGTTCTTATTATTGCTGCGAGTGAGTCCTTAATGAACAGGTTGGTTTCTATTACCTCCGATGGGATATATCTTGTTGGGAGTGTCAAAGATGAAATGCTAAAACTCCAAGGAACTTTACTCGGTATTCAAGGTGTATTAAGTGATGCAGAGAAAAAACAAGTAGAGAAAGATGCAGTGAAGATTTGGCTTCGAGAACTTAAAGACATAATCTATGAAGCTGAAGACATATTGGATGGATTCGCTTATGAAACTGTGAGGCGTAGAATGCTTATTCAAGGTAGCAAACGGAACAGGGTAAAGAACTTCTTCTCTCCCTCGAATACACTTGCATTTCGTGTCAAAATGGCTCGTAAAGTTAAAGATCTTAACCAAATGTTGGATAAAGTGGCAAAAGAAAAAGACATGTTCTGTTTCGATGTCAGCACTCGGAGAAATACTACAAGTAATGATAATGTTATCAGAATCGGAGGAACTTCATCCCTTGTAGGTGACTCAAATCTTATCGGAAGGGAAAACGATAAGTCAAAGATAATAGATGTATTAACCAATATCTCTAACAGTGAACAGATTTACCGTATACTTCTCATCGTTGGCATGGGGGGAATTGGCAAGACCAAACTTGTTCAAAGTGTCTATGGTGATAACGTTGTCATACGTCATTTCGAGAAAAGACTGTGGGTATGCATATCTCAAAATTCTAATCTGAAGCAGATTTTTGGACAGTTATTAGAATCCATTACCGGAACGAAGAAAGATATTTCAAACTTGGATGTCATGGTGAATAGCCTCAAAGAAAACCTTCAAAATAAGAGATATCTGATAGTTCTTGAGGAGATGTGGAACAACAAGCACAATGAGTGGGACGATATGCTGAAAACTTTGTTGCCCATTGGGGCTCATGGAAGCAAGGTAATCGTGACAACACGAAGTAATGAAGTTGCTTTAGTGACAAGGTCTGTATACAGATATAGTTTTAACCGGTTGTCCGACCAAGAATGTTGGAGGCTCTTCGAGAAAATTGCTTTTGGGTCTGGAGGAGTAGAGAAGACGGAAAAATTAATCAAGATCGGAAAGAACATTGCGAAAAAGTGTGGAGGATTGCCATTAGCAACAAAGCTTCTTGGGGGTATGATGTACTCCAAAAGGGGTGAGAATGAGTGGCTGTCAGTTGAAAATAACAACATATGGAATCATCCCGAAGGCGAAGAAAAGATTATAAAGATACTGAAGCTAAGGTATGATCACCTGGAGCCACATTTAAAACAATGTTTTGCACACTGTTCTCTATTCCCGAAAGATCACATTTTCAAAAGAAAGAAAGTAATTCAGCTGTGGATGGCCGAAGGGTTCCTCCTTAGTCCCAGTAAAGAAAGCGCAGAAATGGAGAAGATCGGTAATGAATATTTTAACACTTTGCTGAGATATTCATTCTTCCAAGATGAGCAGAAAAATGAGTTGGGAGGTGTCAAGTCGTGTAAGATGCATGATCTTGTGCATGACCTTGCACAATCCGTTCTAGAACTGAATGCTCGATGA
- the LOC113280815 gene encoding putative disease resistance protein RGA3, protein MGGIGKTKLVQSVYGDNVVIRHFEKRLWVCISQNSNLKQIFGQLLESITGTKKDISNLDVMVNSLKENLQNKRYLIVLEEMWNNKHNEWDDMLKTLLPIGAHGSKVIVTTRSNEVALVTRSVYRYSFNRLSDQECWRLFEKIAFGSGGVEKTEKLIKIGKNIAKKCGGLPLATKLLGGMMYSKRGENEWLSVENNNIWNHPEGEEKIIKILKLRYDHLEPHLKQCFAHCSLFPKDHIFKRKKVIQLWMAEGFLLSPSKESAEMEKIGNEYFNTLLRYSFFQDEQKNELGGVKSCKMHDLVHDLAQSVSRTECSMINLNKIPEVEINSLRRVSLFFEDEFSFVAMELSKVKKLRTFISTTPEFIDHTYAMQIFMNFSHIRVLDMSCNAITELPPSIAKLKHLRERQWISYRRIERPKSLAGKLQIHNLENVRDGNDAHGACLKDKQHIVRLDLYWIENETCNDAVRDDFDVIEGLQPHPNLRILGIHYYVGSKFPTWMMRPDNVLPNLVFVVLLNCSKCEYLPSLGSLPFLKVLKIVGLVGVQTIGSEFYGNNKGKASSFPSLEKLSLIGMPNLLEWSDHISSSPSSTSSFPSCFPRLERLEIKACHKLTVMPNRFASLKVLKLEHCNGEPVSSLVESNLTSLMSVDIAFCKELVFLPRGLLRGNNMLQSLEVSNCEMFQGFIPDQELEEEDDKEQRHVLKISTSRFIWAYRLLHIPSKKGQGVSKFAETTNLPSIKY, encoded by the exons ATGGGGGGAATTGGCAAGACCAAACTTGTTCAAAGTGTCTATGGTGATAACGTTGTCATACGTCATTTCGAGAAAAGACTGTGGGTATGCATATCTCAAAATTCTAATCTGAAGCAGATTTTTGGACAGTTATTAGAATCCATTACCGGAACGAAGAAAGATATTTCAAACTTGGATGTCATGGTGAATAGCCTCAAAGAAAACCTTCAAAATAAGAGATATCTGATAGTTCTTGAGGAGATGTGGAACAACAAGCACAATGAGTGGGACGATATGCTGAAAACTTTGTTGCCCATTGGGGCTCATGGAAGCAAGGTAATCGTGACAACACGAAGTAATGAAGTTGCTTTAGTGACAAGGTCTGTATACAGATATAGTTTTAACCGGTTGTCCGACCAAGAATGTTGGAGGCTCTTCGAGAAAATTGCTTTTGGGTCTGGAGGAGTAGAGAAGACGGAAAAATTAATCAAGATCGGAAAGAACATTGCGAAAAAGTGTGGAGGATTGCCATTAGCAACAAAGCTTCTTGGGGGTATGATGTACTCCAAAAGGGGTGAGAATGAGTGGCTGTCAGTTGAAAATAACAACATATGGAATCATCCCGAAGGCGAAGAAAAGATTATAAAGATACTGAAGCTAAGGTATGATCACCTGGAGCCACATTTAAAACAATGTTTTGCACACTGTTCTCTATTCCCGAAAGATCACATTTTCAAAAGAAAGAAAGTAATTCAGCTGTGGATGGCCGAAGGGTTCCTCCTTAGTCCCAGTAAAGAAAGCGCAGAAATGGAGAAGATCGGTAATGAATATTTTAACACTTTGCTGAGATATTCATTCTTCCAAGATGAGCAGAAAAATGAGTTGGGAGGTGTCAAGTCGTGTAAGATGCATGATCTTGTGCATGACCTTGCACAATCCGTTTCTAGAACTGAATGCTCGATGATAAATCTTAACAAGATACCAGAAGTGGAAATTAACAGTCTTCGGCGTGTAAGTTTGTTCTTTGAAGATGAGTTCTCATTTGTGGCTATGGAGTTGTCCAAGGTGAAGAAATTGCGGACGTTCATTTCTACTACACCGGAATTCATTGATCATACTTATGCCATGCAGATTTTCATGAACTTTAGTCACATACGTGTTCTGGACATGAGCTGCAACGCGATCACCGAGTTACCTCCATCAATTGCAAAGTTAAAACACTTACG GGAAAGACAGTGGATTTCGTATCGAAGAATTGAGAGACCTAAATCTCTTGCTGGTAAATTACAAATTCATAATTTGGAGAATGTAAGAGATGGAAATGATGCCCACGGTGCCTGTTTAAAAGACAAACAACATATTGTTAGGCTGGACCTATATTGGATCGAAAACGAAACATGTAATGATGCCGTTCGAGATGATTTTGACGTGATAGAAGGCCTCCAACCTCATCCAAACCTTAGAATATTGGGAATCCACTACTATGTTGGTTCAAAATTCCCCACATGGATGATGAGGCCAGATAATGTGCTTCCTAATTTGGTTTTCGTTGTTCTTCTAAATTGCAGTAAGTGCGAATATCTTCCTTCGCTCGGGTCACTTCCTTTTCTTAAGGTTCTCAAAATAGTAGGACTTGTTGGTGTGCAAACTATTGGCAGTGAGTTCTACGGTAACAACAAGGGCAAGGCGTCTTCTTTCCCATCTCTGGAAAAACTCTCTCTAATTGGTATGCCAAATTTGCTAGAATGGTCAGATCACATTTCGTCATCACCATCTTCTACTTCTTCATTTCCTTCATGTTTTCCTCGCCTAGAGCGGCTGGAGATCAAGGCGTGCCATAAATTAACGGTCATGCCAAACCGGTTTGCATCTCTCAAAGTACTGAAGCTTGAACATTGCAATGGCGAACCAGTAAGCTCATTGGTAGAAAGCAATTTAACATCCCTGATGTCCGTGGACATTGCGTTCTGTAAGGAGCTTGTGTTTCTTCCTCGCGGATTGCTTAGAGGAAATAATATGCTTCAAAGTCTTGAGGTGTCTAATTGCGAAATGTTTCAAGGCTTTATTCCGGACCAAGAGCTTGAGGAGGAGGATGACAAGGAGCAAAGGCATGTACTTAAGATTTCCACTTCTAGGTTTATTTGGGCCTATAGATTACTTCATATACCCAGTAAAAAAGGGCAAGGGGTGTCTAAATTTGCtgaaactaccaatttacccTCTATTAAATATTAA